ggggttgggggggaagATTGAGAAGATGGAGGGAATTCCTGCAGTTCTGATTTCCAGCTCGGAATTGTTGTGCCCAGGAGTGAATCCCCTCTGGAGTGATTCCAACATCcccagggggaggttggggtGGGGACCCCAAGCAGCCAAGCTGTCCTCCAGAACCTCAAAAAtcccaggaaagaaagaaatggttgGCAGCTGGAGATGCTGTTTTTGCCTCCAGACAacctgcctggctctgcagtCAGATGTGCTTCTTCCTAGCAGTgttgtttttctcctgtgtaAGAGACCTGCATGAACTGGGAGGGAACAGGGATGTGGTGGCATTGATGGTGCTCTCAGGGACACAGAGCATCCcacttggaaaaaacccaaagtgccctccccagccctgctgcaggaatGGGGGGGTGAGGAGTTTGGACCCAGCAGGCGATGGGCTTGGGGCTGATGGCAGCAGAGGAGGCCAGGGGTGGCTTGAACCCCCCCAGCTCATGTGCCCCAGATCACAAGCTGTGGGGTTGAGCCTGGATCTGTTGGATTTCTTTGGGTGAACAAGGAGCTGCCCTCACTGAGCTCCTCTCTctgtcctcccctccccagTGTGACCAGTACAAGAAAGGAATCATTTCTGGCTCCACTTGCAAAGACCTGTGTGAGGAGCACAGCCTTCTCTTCCAGcactgcctctcctcctctcccacccagCAGGTAGGTCTCTGCCCTCTGGGGAAACACAGGGGGGGTGCAAGCATCAAACCCAGAAAATGTCCTTTTCCACCCTCCCACCTGTCTGCTCCTCACCCCATCCCCATTTCCTGTCCTGAACCAAACCAGAACCCAGTTCTGAGCCCTGGctgtggtttttcttctttccactgTATCccctctcctgtgctgcaggttTATGGTGGGCtctggagggagagagaagtgaTCATCAAATGTGGCATCGAAGAAGCCCTGAAGGCAGAGAGCCACCCAGACTCGGGGCCCAGGAGGGACGTGGTCCTCTTTGACAAACCAACACGAGGGACTTCGATGGATGAGTTCAAGGAGATGCTCCTGAACTTCCTGAAGGTCAGTGCCGGGGGTTCCTCTGGGAGCTCCTGGGATGCTGCACCCGTGGCTGTGGGTggcatctgtgctgggcagcccctgggtggccctggcagggcttctgctgcagcctggggatcAGAACGTTGCCCAGAAATTGCTCTCAAAAGTTTGCTGCCACCCATGtctggggcagccctgggggtggTAAAATTCTCCTGGAAACAAATCCATCCAACCGCTACCACACGGAATTTGCTGTggtttcctcctcttccaggcTCGGTTCCCTGCTTCCCCAGCTCAGTTTCACCATCCTGAGCCTGAGCACAGAGAGCTGGAGGGATCTGACCCCACTTCTTGTTCTGTTTGCAGTCCAACCTGGGAGATCAGCCTTCCCTTGCAGCCCTGGTGAGCCGGATCATCTCCATGGCAGACGTGAACCGGGATGGGAAAGTGTCCTTAGCAGAGGCCAAATCCATCTGGGCGCTGCTGCAGCTCAACGAGTTCCTCCTCATGCTCTCCTTGCACGAGAAGGAGCACACTGCCAAGCTGCTGGGGCACTGTGGGGACCTCTACGTCACCGAGAAGATCCCCCACACCTCCCTCTATGCCTTGGAtgtccctcctttcctccagtccCTGCTGCCTCCCGTCGTCCACCAGATCATCCACCAGTGGTTTGCACCGGCCTGGCCCAGGAGGGCAAAGATCTCCATCGGCCTCCTGGAGTTTGTGGAGGAGATTTTCCATGGCACCTATGGGAACTTCTACATCTGTGAGACCAGCCTGAAGAACGCGGGCTACAATGAGAAATACGACTTCAAGATGGTGAAGCTGAGGAAGGTGGCACCAGAGATGACGATCAGGGGCTTCCTCAAAGGGCGTCACTGTGAGCAGAACGGGGACTGCACCTATGGCAAGGACTGCACGGCCTCCTGTGACAAACTGCTGAAGCAGTGCAAAGGGGAGATGGTGCAGCCCAACCTGGCCAAGGTCTGCAGGTTGCTGCAGGATTACCTGCTGCACGGGGCACCTCTGGACCTGaaagaagagctgcagaaacagctcCGAACTTGCATGACCCTGAGCGGCCTGGCCAGCCAGATGGAAGTCCACCACTCCCTGGTGCTGAACAACCTCAAGACTTTGCTCTGGAAGAAGATTTCAAACACCAAATATTCTTAATGGGGGGAGCACAGCCCTGGAGTCTCGAATCTGCAGTCTTGGAGAGAAGTCCAAGGGCTGAAGGGCAGTTTCTCCATCGTCTCCCCCAGAGGAAAGATGCCCAAGGAGttcagcacagctgcagcccctTCTCCTTCATGGAAAACCAAACATCACGACTTCCACCACCCAGCAGGACCATCAGTACAACTGGCAGGagtgtgctgcagagctgggacagcaggagctgggctgggcaggcttgggggaagaagaggagatggaaaGAGATGAGGAAAGGGAACCCAGCTGGAGGGATCTAACTGTTCCTTGGTTATCAGCAAACAGGAAAGCAGTGCAGAGAGATGGGAATGAATCATTCATGCTGTACTTGTCACATCTTCTTTTGATGAACATCTCTGATGTAAATAAATAGCTTTTACGTGACTCACACCACTACATCAATAGCCAAACAGCAGCCTCCTGGTACCAGCTTGCTTGTGAGCCccagaggagaaagaggcagATCTCCCAATTCTAAAGCCTCTCCTTAAGTGTCTGAGTCAGCTCCAGCTGTAAGTAGGAAGCAGATAAGCTGTCTTTTCCACTGGAGAACCCTGGCAgttctttcattcctttttttttttaagtgcctgATCCCAGCCAGTGAGGTGATGGCTCACGTGAGGCCATTCCCTCTCACCTGGCAGCTTTGGAAGCCTTGAAGGTCAAGAATAGGTTAAAGGAAAAGGGTTAAAAATGAGCAATCCTGTCCAGAAACTGTGTCTGATCTGTGTTACTTCCCTCAGCACTCAGTGCTGACCTTGGTTGAAGTCTCCTACACCTCAGGCTCACACTGGAGAGGTTAAAGATTAACAACCAGAATAATCCTGGCCTTCTCCcattattaaaatgaatttcCAGGCAAGCTTCCAGCAGGTCTCAAGACTTCTGGCTGTGTAAATAGTCCCAGGTCTCTTAACTCCAGTCTGCTTCCTTTAAATGCTCAATGATAGCAGCCTTTTAAAACTACAGGTAGAGAGGAAGAGTTGATGTGAAGTACCCCAGGCTTGCTCTGTTCCCAGCACTGTCATTTTCCTGCTGATGGAACATGTGCCTGAGCTCTTGCCAGCAACTGCTCAGTGAAGTGGAGCACAGATCTGGAGtcagtgaagggaaaaaaacccaaaaaaaccaaaaaaaaaaaccccatctgaGAGTCCATCCAACCTGTGCAGGCAAGCAGCAGGGTCAGGGCTGCAAATTTACAAgccctggggaggagagggatcAGTGTTTCCTTTTATCAGTTCTCTAGGATCATCTGTTAGTGATGGAGGAATGGCAGCAGTGCCCTAAACCCAGCACCACTCACCCTGCAGAGGAGTTTGGCTTCTCAGCAGAACTCACCTGTGGGCAGGTGGAGCCTTGGGAAGGGTTTTGTTTGGAGGTTGCCAAGTTcctcagccccaggcagggctctggtgggtgctggtgcaGCTCTGACTGGGTGGGGGGTGAAGGGGAGGAATTGACACTGGTTAAAAAGGCTCCTggcagcccccccagctcctcagctcttgTCCTGCACATTCCCAGGGCCACCAGCACCACTGACAAattcattttctcctcttgttaAAGAGAAAAGGAACCCAACAACCACGCCAGATCCTCTCCTCAGGCTTCAGGGAAGTTAATCCTTCAACCTCCCCTCCAGTGTTTGACATCTAGTGGTGAATTTAAGTCTAGAAATTGGCACTCCCACTGCCCTTCCCCCCCACTGCTCCCCTCCCCAGAAGCAGCATTGGATAGAGCAGCTGGAAAcgtggaggaaaaaaaaacccattccTTGCTTATCCACATGATCTGAAACCAGAACTGCAAGCATCAGAATCTCCTCAAGCATTTCTGATAAaagatgaaggagaaaagctcagccccagccctttCAGGAAAGCTCCAAGAGAGCTTTGTtcagcccaggagcagcagggatgctcccaggaATCACTCGTGACTCCCCCACCCCCAGAGCTCTGATCTTCACGAATAAAAAGGGTTTTTCAGACACGTGCTTGTGCTTCACAAGCTACACAGGGGTGGGAAAGGACTGAAGGCAAAGCTCTGTGACACTCCTGGCTTCTCCAGATTTCCCCTATtagctggaaaaaagaaaagccaagcaCTGACAAGCTGATCCCACCAGGTGCTGCTTCAGCAACATTTGTAGAGTTGAGCTACAGAAATGGAGGTGAGCAGCAGGACTTGGACCTGCCATGGTTCCAGGTCAAAAATCCTCCCAGTTCTCATGTCCACAAATAAAAAATGGTTACAAATTAGTATTACTTGGGGCACTACAAATACACAAGCACCATCATTTCAGACTTACTGTAGGTGGCATCTTTATtgaggatttggggttttttaggtcCTTCATGACAATGTAAACACCCCTGGCTTTGGAATATGGCTGTGGGGAGAGCTGAGGTGAGGGAAGGACAAGGTTACAGCTCTTAACAGGAGCACAGCAAAAGCTGGAAGGACACTTGGAGCAGGACAACTCTCATTTTCTGTAAGTAAAATCTGAGTACAGAGGTTGCAGATATCCACAAGCCCACTGCCTGCactctgcagcatcctggaaCCCACTCCAGATGAACCTTTAGGAATCTTCAGGCACAGACACTGCCAACCCTTTCTTTTCCTATGGCCAGGCTTGCTGCAAGCTGGAAATTCAAGGCACaatctgcaaataaataaaaaaaaaagagcccaaaATGTTAAGACAGCTTCAAATAAAGCCAGCAGCAGTTAGCAATGAATATCAGCACTAAGCAGCTAATTAATCTTAAACcatccagcctcctgctgctcacCAGGTAGTGTCTGAGCCAAGGCTCTGCAGTCAggacagaaaacagattttaattttcagctgaCTGAAGAATCAGGTTTTGTCTTGGATTTTTCAAACCCCAgagggaataataaaaaaaaaaaagcttcataaaCCAAATTTTAGGTAGTCATCAGCTGGGCTCACTCACTGAGATTCACAGGGAAACTTTAGGAAGGAATTTACTGAAGTCCAGAACTCCAGGAACACCTGCACTGGCACTCAGTggaagcaaagaaagcaaagctgagctTATTCCAGCATTCAAAGCCATGAAATAAACCAGTTctgcaagaatatttttttttaagttcccTCCAAACCACTTTAATACAAAATACTCCTCCAGAGTGTCAAGCCAGGCAATTCTCTCAGTAAAGCAACACTCAGAGGTTGCTGCTCAGGCTGGGGAAGATTTCTGCATTTAGCAGAAAATGCAGCCATGAAACTTGAAATAACTCTGGTGTGAAATCCTAAGCAAGGACTCACCAGGCACTCAGCACCCCTGCAGGACCCTGGGTGTGAATGAAGTCTGGTGAAAAAATATAATACTGTGTATTTCAGGACTAAAAGAAGTCAGGATATTTAACTAGGAGAGTCACAGCTGAGGGCAAACCTTTGCATAACCAGATCCCCAACAAGCTCATTAGCATTCTCTTCCCAAGCCACTGCTGGTAGGCACTGACTTTTCCCAATTAAATGGCTCATtttgcagccagcagctccctgcttggTTAATGGCACCTTCAGCCCTCATAATACCCATTTAATGAGGACGTTTTCCACCATTTAGCACTGCCAGGTTTTGTCAAGCTCTCAGGAACTGCAAAGCCTCTCAGAGTTTCACAGTGCTCTGTGTGGTGGTGCCACAGCCTCTGGCACTGCTCAGGGACACCATGAGGGGCAGGGACTGAGGGCAGAGCAACCCCTGTGCTCCTGGCACCTCCCTGACCCAGGGAGAAAGTGCCTGTGCCaccaggaaaagaaggaaaagaaaggaggagaggaaggaaggtgaagaaagaggagaggagaggagaggagaggagaggaaaaagaggagaggaaaaagaggagaggaaaaagaggagaggaaaaagaggagaggaaaaagaggagaggaaaaagaggagaggaaaaagaggagaggaaaaagaggagaggaaaaagaggagaggaaaaagaggagaggaaaaagaagagaaaaagaaaaagaaaaaaaaaagaaaagaaaaagaaaaagagaaaaaaaagaaaagaaaagaaagaaaaaagaaaagagaaaaagaaaggaaagagaagaaagaaaggaagcaaaagaaagaaagaaaataaaaaaaattaaaaaaataaaaaaaaggaaaaaaggaaaaaaagggaaaaaaaaggaaaaaaagggaaaaaaaaggaaaaaaaaggaaaaaaaaggaaaaaaaaaggaaaaaaaaggaaaaaaaaggagaaaaaaggagaaaaaaggagaaaaaaggagaaaaaaggagaaaaaaggagaaaaaaggagaaaaaaggaaaaaaggaaaaaaggtcaCATTGTGCTCaattatatttttgctttctttgtttaTTAACCTTGGGAACAGGGGGAAGTTTTCTCCACACTCAGCTGCTTTTAAATCGTGCCAGGATTTTGGAAACTGACCTGAAAGTGCCtctttccctcccatttcctcccctcccagggGTGATTCCCAAGAGCTGAGCCCTGCACAACTCCAGAGGTGCCCtcccagggacagagcaggCAGCAAGCAGCCCAGAGGGGATTGTCAAGGGCAAAAACAGAACTCAAGGTAGAGCTGTCACTTGTTTGTCcttgcaaaaagcaaaaagaaggcCCTTCCCCTGCTGCAGTTAAAAATGGCATCATTTTAGCtcctttttaaaggaattttgcTCCATTTTTGCTGATTCCCAGGAGGAAGAGGTACACATGGGAACAGTGTCAGCCTCCTCATCTCTCCAGgcacaggaatttttttctctctgaccCCTGGTGGCATTAACAAACCTCCAAGGCCTCCAAACCTACCAGAATAAACAGTGCTGGAATTCACTGTTCATCCATAACAATAAAAAAGTGACATGCAAGAGACCTGAATTAGCTCCTAACCTGTGGGACATAAAATTTCCACTcctaaagcagcaaaaaaaaaaaaaaaaaaaaaaaaaaaaaaaaaaaaaaatcagtcacaTCTTTTATCTGTCACATCCCCAAGGTGTTCATTGAAATCTGTCACACTGGAGGACAGGGACAGCTTCTCTGTCCCTCCACAGCTGTCCACACCCTTCACAACTgaagattaaggaaaaaaaaaaacccaaatgcattaaaaacaaGAATCAATTGTCAGGTTGCTCATCATTCCCCAGTGCTCACAGGTTTCAGAGCTCTGGGAAAGACACAGCCTCTTCCTCTCTGCCACCCAATGACACAAACGTGGCACTGCAGCCACATCTGCAACACGAGCTGGGGCAGGAACTGAACCTGAGCCACTGCTGCTCACCTGGGGGTGCAGAACCTCCTGGGCTGCCACCTCACACAGCTtgctctggaaaataaatggaaaaaaaatcaaagaatgggttggaagggacctcagagctcatcaagtccaagccttgctccactccccccgtggttcccagcccatggcactgagtgccacatccaggctcttttgaaatatctccagggatggagaatccaccccttccctgggcagcccattccaatggctgagcaccctctccagaaagaaattcttcctaatatccaacctaaacctcccctggcagagcctaggctctgccaggggaggtttaggttggatattaggaaaaaattcttaagtcCTTaccctcttgtcccactgatacctgcctgggagcagagcccaaccccccactggctccaacctcctttcagggagttgtagagagtgatgaggtctcccctgagcctcctcttctccagcctcaacacccccagctccctcagcctctcctcagaggatctgtgctccagtccttCCACCAAATGAcgataataataataataataataataataataataataataataatgcaacaacaataataacaacaaagcaacaacaacaaagcaacaacaacaaagcaacaacaacaaagcaacaacaataataataataacaaatataacaTTTATTCTATGCATTCAGATGCATTTCAGAGCCTGGTTATGTGGTGACTGCTTCATTCACAACAGAAACTTCCAAGAAAAGTTAAGAGGGGGAAGCTCAAGAGGGGATGCAGAGCACTGACCAATTTTTACTTTCAGACAGGAAGGGGTTAGGGTGCCAGCACCTGACTCCCAGGATGTGCCCCAAGCTGTGCCACCAACTCGTGTGGCTTCAGGCAGATCACTTGAATTCCACCTTTCCCATCACACATCCATGTGCCAGCAGGaacctcttttccaggctgaatcACCAGAAAGCcacccccagcctctcctgcaCACCCACTAAGGGTCCAAGAGGACATTTTCCTACTCTGTCACACCCAGACCTCGTATTTAAGCAgttaaaataaatcaggaaaagGCTTAGTTCCTGAAAGCTCCCATTAACCAGGGGATTTATCAGTGTCAGGCTGCCAATCACTCTGAGTGCTCACCAGTTCCAGAGCACCCGAGCGTAGAACACAGcctgtccctctctgccacCTCATGACACAAAGGTGCCacagcagccacctctgcaACGCCAGTggcaggctggaaaaaacccccaaaacacccctGGAGACTGAAAAAGGTGATATTCACAGGTATTTAGGAGAAGAAGGCTGTGTCACCTACTCAGAAAGGGGCATTACAAAGGTACTCGTTGCACTTCCAGATGTAGGAGACAAGGTGGAGCTTGCTCATCCCTGATTTTTCCAGGGTGAACTCGTTTTCATTTCACCCTTTGTCTTCTGCCAGCctgaagataaataaaaagcacagaGTTAGTCACAAACAAGTGTTTAGCTGCCTGCATAACCCTTGAACTGCACCACTTCACAAAAAACgagattaaaatattattaaagaaGCCTGGAAGGGCAGAACAGCTCCATTTCAGTTACTCAAATCCTTAAAACGTTTCCCTCAAAACAGTTAAAGGTGGCAGCTTGGAATT
The nucleotide sequence above comes from Heliangelus exortis chromosome 22, bHelExo1.hap1, whole genome shotgun sequence. Encoded proteins:
- the DIPK1B gene encoding divergent protein kinase domain 1B, which translates into the protein MRRIRRLVHLVLFCPFPKGLQTRLPGIKVKYLLVVWLGIFVGSWVAYMHYSSYSELCRGHVCQMIICDQYKKGIISGSTCKDLCEEHSLLFQHCLSSSPTQQVYGGLWREREVIIKCGIEEALKAESHPDSGPRRDVVLFDKPTRGTSMDEFKEMLLNFLKSNLGDQPSLAALVSRIISMADVNRDGKVSLAEAKSIWALLQLNEFLLMLSLHEKEHTAKLLGHCGDLYVTEKIPHTSLYALDVPPFLQSLLPPVVHQIIHQWFAPAWPRRAKISIGLLEFVEEIFHGTYGNFYICETSLKNAGYNEKYDFKMVKLRKVAPEMTIRGFLKGRHCEQNGDCTYGKDCTASCDKLLKQCKGEMVQPNLAKVCRLLQDYLLHGAPLDLKEELQKQLRTCMTLSGLASQMEVHHSLVLNNLKTLLWKKISNTKYS